A genomic region of Polynucleobacter necessarius contains the following coding sequences:
- a CDS encoding thiamine pyrophosphate-dependent dehydrogenase E1 component subunit alpha: MEDWSLGSLCDPYQHQEPINVLGCDPSLLLNQLKTMLCIRLAERRIADGRRDHLIGGPVHLGVGQEAVAVGVASELCKTDRVFGAHRSHSHVLSMGSSMHRLFAEILGKKTGLSNGMGGSMHLWDQPNGFYGSVPIVSGTVPLAVGASLAAKMQGTKDIGVAYLGDGAIEEGVVHESLNLARMLNAPTLFVVENNLFASHMHISLRQPKVATARFAAANDIPYEIVDGNNVVDVQAAASRLIKRARSGGGPGFLEAVTYRWYGHVDWREDIDVGVNRSEIDVDAWRKRDPIARLVSGLMNEKLLDLQQLNEIEAEISSEVLAAWTQALDDSYPPPSALTSLVFSSSGIRQ, encoded by the coding sequence ATGGAAGACTGGTCTCTAGGATCCCTGTGTGATCCATATCAGCATCAAGAGCCAATCAATGTTTTAGGGTGTGACCCATCTCTTCTGCTAAATCAGTTGAAAACGATGCTTTGTATCCGGTTGGCTGAGAGAAGGATTGCTGATGGACGTCGCGACCATTTGATTGGCGGCCCCGTTCATTTGGGAGTCGGGCAAGAGGCAGTAGCAGTTGGGGTGGCCTCTGAATTGTGTAAGACGGATAGAGTATTTGGGGCCCACCGATCTCATTCCCATGTTCTTTCAATGGGTTCAAGTATGCATAGATTATTTGCTGAAATTCTTGGCAAGAAAACCGGTCTTTCCAATGGAATGGGGGGGTCAATGCATCTTTGGGACCAGCCAAACGGATTTTATGGGTCTGTACCCATTGTTTCAGGTACGGTACCACTTGCTGTTGGAGCTTCTTTAGCTGCAAAAATGCAAGGGACTAAAGATATTGGAGTTGCTTATCTAGGTGATGGTGCAATAGAGGAGGGTGTTGTACACGAATCCCTTAATCTTGCGAGGATGTTGAATGCACCGACATTGTTTGTGGTTGAGAATAACTTATTCGCAAGTCACATGCATATTTCGCTGCGTCAACCAAAAGTTGCAACCGCAAGATTTGCTGCTGCAAATGACATTCCTTATGAAATCGTTGACGGCAATAATGTAGTAGATGTTCAGGCTGCTGCAAGTCGCCTAATTAAGCGTGCGCGATCAGGCGGTGGTCCAGGGTTTCTAGAGGCTGTTACTTACCGCTGGTATGGTCATGTAGACTGGCGCGAAGATATTGATGTAGGGGTTAATCGTAGCGAGATAGATGTTGATGCATGGCGAAAGCGAGATCCAATCGCACGATTGGTGTCAGGCCTTATGAACGAAAAACTCTTAGACCTACAGCAATTAAATGAGATCGAAGCCGAAATTTCAAGTGAAGTCCTGGCAGCGTGGACTCAAGCCTTAGATGATTCATATCCTCCGCCATCGGCTTTAACATCTTTGGTATTTTCAAGCTCCGGAATTCGTCAATGA
- a CDS encoding nucleotide sugar dehydrogenase, with protein sequence MTHEVLIEKLNNKTAVIGIVGLGYVGLPLMLRFVDVGYKVLGIDIDEAKVSQLNQGRSYIEHISSEKITKAVKSGRFEATSDFSYGAKADALILCVPTPLNKYREPDLSFVLNTTDALAPFLRSGQVVSLESTTYPGTTDEELKPRIESNGLRVGKDIYLVFSPEREDPGNPDFETHTIPKVCGGDTPQCLEVGLSLYGQVINQVVPVSSTRTAEMTKLLENIHRAVNIGLVNEMKIVADRMGVDIHEVIRAAATKPFGFVPYYPGPGLGGHCIPIDPFYLTWKAREYGVNTRFIELAGEINRSMPEWVISKVVDSLNDRSKSIKGSNALVLGIAYKKNVDDMRESPSVELMEILQQKGAIISYSDPHVPVFPKMRKHKFNLKSVQLTSDTIGNYDFVLLATNHDAFDYDLIKKHAKLIIDTRGVYLNPSNNVVKA encoded by the coding sequence ATGACGCATGAAGTATTGATTGAAAAGTTAAATAACAAAACTGCCGTTATTGGTATTGTGGGCCTGGGATATGTTGGGCTTCCTTTAATGTTGCGCTTCGTCGATGTGGGTTACAAGGTATTGGGAATTGATATTGATGAGGCTAAGGTATCGCAACTCAATCAGGGGCGAAGTTACATTGAGCATATTTCATCTGAAAAAATTACTAAGGCTGTGAAATCCGGTAGATTTGAAGCAACTTCTGATTTTTCATATGGGGCCAAAGCTGATGCATTAATTCTTTGCGTGCCTACCCCGCTTAATAAGTACCGTGAGCCAGATCTTAGTTTTGTGTTGAATACAACTGATGCTCTCGCGCCCTTTTTGCGGAGTGGGCAGGTAGTGTCGCTGGAAAGCACAACCTACCCTGGAACTACGGATGAGGAGTTAAAGCCACGAATAGAATCCAATGGCTTGCGAGTTGGTAAAGACATTTACTTAGTCTTTTCTCCGGAGCGAGAGGACCCTGGTAATCCCGACTTTGAAACGCATACGATTCCCAAGGTTTGCGGTGGCGATACCCCTCAATGCCTCGAAGTGGGTTTGAGTTTATATGGTCAGGTAATCAATCAAGTGGTGCCAGTCAGTTCTACGCGTACTGCAGAAATGACCAAACTTCTTGAAAATATTCACCGCGCCGTAAATATCGGCCTTGTTAACGAAATGAAAATTGTTGCCGATAGAATGGGGGTTGATATTCATGAAGTAATTCGTGCGGCAGCAACCAAGCCTTTTGGTTTTGTACCCTATTATCCTGGCCCGGGTCTTGGGGGGCACTGTATTCCTATTGACCCTTTTTACTTAACTTGGAAGGCTCGTGAGTATGGTGTTAATACTCGCTTCATTGAGCTGGCAGGTGAAATCAATCGAAGTATGCCTGAGTGGGTGATTTCGAAAGTTGTCGATTCTTTAAATGATCGCAGTAAATCCATTAAGGGGAGTAATGCCTTGGTATTGGGCATTGCGTACAAAAAAAATGTTGACGATATGCGAGAGTCCCCATCCGTTGAGTTAATGGAGATATTGCAGCAGAAGGGGGCAATCATTTCTTATTCAGATCCCCACGTGCCAGTTTTCCCTAAGATGCGTAAACACAAATTCAATCTAAAAAGTGTGCAGCTGACATCAGATACCATTGGCAATTATGATTTTGTTTTATTGGCAACTAATCACGACGCTTTTGATTACGACTTAATCAAAAAGCATGCAAAGTTAATTATTGATACCCGTGGAGTATATTTAAACCCATCTAATAATGTTGTTAAAGCCTGA
- a CDS encoding acyltransferase family protein: MGQVYFWGAFFIDNFVALGDAGYFDKNTELKPLVHLWSLGIEEQFYLFWPLIILLSNNSLRIKISILLLILIALSFGFNLREISQNPMDAFYTPWARMWELLLGGLLAYTFLQKSKGNLTQSNNLFSSYSLASKSINNLCSCIGAVLLLYGVFFSTEILFFLA; encoded by the coding sequence ATTGGGCAAGTATATTTCTGGGGGGCATTTTTCATTGATAATTTTGTAGCATTGGGCGATGCTGGTTATTTTGATAAAAATACTGAACTAAAGCCGTTAGTTCATTTATGGTCTCTTGGCATTGAGGAGCAATTTTATCTATTTTGGCCCTTAATAATTTTGCTATCCAACAATAGTCTAAGGATAAAAATTTCCATTCTATTGCTTATATTGATAGCATTGTCTTTTGGATTTAATTTGCGTGAAATTAGTCAAAATCCAATGGATGCTTTCTATACTCCATGGGCGAGAATGTGGGAGTTACTATTGGGTGGTTTGTTAGCCTATACCTTCTTACAAAAATCCAAAGGAAATTTAACGCAATCTAATAATCTGTTTTCATCTTATAGTCTTGCTAGCAAGTCAATTAACAATTTGTGTTCTTGTATTGGCGCTGTCCTGTTGCTTTATGGGGTATTTTTTTCAACAGAAATACTATTTTTCCTGGCATAA
- a CDS encoding class I SAM-dependent methyltransferase, producing the protein MSTDFVELTEISGDMVSQEQVDRIARRYYWAADYCKDKDVLEVACGSGQGVGYLASVSKSMVAGDYSEPIIDIARRHYGSRFKFERFDAQSIPFADSSFDVVLIFEALYYIPDPSRFFAECRRILRQGGVLLISNANKDLYDFNPSPHSHVYHGVLELERDLSSHGFNNIQCFGDTPLAAVSLKQRILRPAKAFASKFGLIPKSMTAKKLLKRFIFGNLVPMPAEIDAMTSQPIAPTKLRPGLAERSHKVIFSHAYRAS; encoded by the coding sequence ATGTCCACTGATTTTGTTGAGTTAACAGAGATTTCAGGGGATATGGTCTCTCAGGAGCAGGTCGATAGAATTGCACGTCGTTATTATTGGGCTGCAGACTACTGCAAAGATAAAGATGTTCTTGAGGTGGCATGCGGATCGGGTCAGGGAGTGGGTTATCTCGCATCCGTTTCAAAATCAATGGTTGCTGGAGATTATTCGGAACCAATTATTGATATTGCTCGAAGACACTACGGCAGCCGCTTTAAATTTGAGAGATTTGATGCTCAGTCCATTCCATTTGCCGATTCTTCATTTGACGTTGTATTAATATTCGAAGCTCTTTACTATATTCCAGACCCATCACGCTTTTTTGCTGAGTGCAGACGTATTCTTCGTCAGGGTGGAGTTTTATTAATATCAAATGCTAATAAGGATCTGTACGACTTTAATCCAAGCCCTCATAGTCATGTATACCATGGAGTCTTAGAGCTTGAGCGGGATTTAAGTTCGCATGGTTTTAATAATATCCAGTGTTTTGGCGATACACCTTTAGCTGCGGTATCTCTTAAGCAGCGTATTTTGCGACCTGCAAAGGCTTTTGCTTCTAAGTTCGGTTTAATTCCAAAATCTATGACTGCAAAAAAATTATTAAAGCGATTTATTTTTGGAAATCTAGTGCCAATGCCTGCGGAAATAGATGCTATGACTAGTCAGCCCATTGCCCCTACAAAATTACGCCCTGGATTGGCCGAGCGTTCTCACAAGGTTATTTTTAGTCATGCTTATCGTGCAAGCTAG
- a CDS encoding DegT/DnrJ/EryC1/StrS family aminotransferase, with product MQTIPFFPYADLFKRDEAALTEIMMGVCRRGAYIQQQECRDFDVNLAKFMGVKHAFGVANGTDAIIIGLKAVGIGPGDEVILPSHTYIATAASVHLVGATPVLAECGPDHMLDAADVEKRITPKTKAIMPVQVNGRTCDMDALRAVADKHGIMIVEDAAQGLGSKFKGQCAGTFGKFGTISFYPAKLLGCFGDGGAIVTNDDELAYRIALLKDHGRDTDGRVVAWGYNSRLDNLQAAVLDYKLKSYPKEIDRRRSVAARYQLGLGNLTELNLPPGPDADSRHYDVYQNYELQADRRDELRAYLDQKGVKTIIQWAGTPVHQFKELGFTDSLPKTDAFFSRCLMLPMNSAVTDDEVDYIVKAIRNFYGK from the coding sequence ATGCAAACTATCCCATTTTTTCCATACGCCGACTTATTTAAACGAGATGAAGCAGCTCTTACAGAAATTATGATGGGAGTTTGTCGCCGTGGTGCCTACATTCAGCAACAAGAGTGCAGAGATTTTGATGTAAATCTTGCTAAGTTCATGGGTGTTAAGCATGCATTTGGAGTTGCAAATGGAACGGATGCCATCATCATTGGATTAAAAGCTGTGGGTATAGGCCCTGGTGATGAGGTAATTCTTCCTTCCCACACCTATATCGCTACCGCAGCTTCAGTGCATTTGGTAGGTGCAACTCCAGTTTTGGCCGAATGTGGCCCTGATCATATGCTTGATGCGGCAGATGTAGAGAAACGTATTACGCCAAAAACAAAAGCAATCATGCCAGTTCAGGTCAATGGTAGAACTTGTGATATGGATGCATTGCGTGCAGTTGCTGATAAGCACGGGATTATGATTGTCGAGGATGCTGCGCAGGGGTTGGGCTCGAAGTTCAAGGGTCAATGTGCTGGAACATTTGGAAAATTTGGAACTATTAGTTTTTATCCGGCAAAGTTGTTGGGATGCTTTGGTGATGGTGGAGCCATCGTTACAAATGATGATGAATTAGCTTATCGCATCGCACTACTTAAAGACCATGGAAGGGACACTGATGGACGTGTTGTTGCCTGGGGTTACAACTCGCGCTTAGATAATCTGCAAGCTGCAGTGCTTGATTACAAGCTCAAGTCTTATCCAAAAGAGATAGATCGTCGTCGTTCAGTAGCCGCCCGTTATCAGTTGGGCCTTGGTAATTTGACAGAGCTTAATTTACCTCCGGGACCTGATGCAGATTCTCGCCACTACGATGTATATCAAAATTATGAGCTTCAGGCTGATCGTCGTGACGAGTTGCGTGCATATCTAGATCAAAAGGGCGTTAAAACTATTATTCAGTGGGCGGGTACTCCCGTGCACCAATTTAAGGAGTTGGGATTTACAGATAGCCTGCCCAAAACAGATGCATTTTTCTCCCGCTGCCTAATGCTTCCAATGAACTCGGCTGTAACTGATGATGAAGTAGATTACATCGTTAAAGCGATTCGTAATTTTTACGGCAAATAA
- a CDS encoding SGNH hydrolase domain-containing protein codes for MVGPELDYILNDKKIKTVLLAFYGRYYLQGTNSDRPEEVVVNISDVNNPKNRDRIKIYEVSLQKTIQRFIENGKKVILFIDVPDYPYDPKICIGYDRPFNSIFLEKNLVRFI; via the coding sequence TTGGTAGGCCCAGAACTGGATTACATTCTTAACGATAAAAAAATTAAAACTGTTCTCTTGGCATTTTACGGGCGCTATTACCTTCAGGGTACAAATTCAGATAGGCCTGAAGAAGTGGTCGTAAATATTAGCGATGTTAATAACCCAAAAAATAGAGATAGAATCAAAATTTATGAGGTGAGCTTACAAAAAACCATTCAGCGCTTTATTGAAAATGGTAAAAAAGTAATTCTATTTATTGATGTGCCAGATTATCCTTATGATCCAAAAATATGCATTGGATATGATAGGCCATTCAATTCAATATTCTTAGAAAAAAATCTTGTCAGATTCATTTAG
- a CDS encoding acyltransferase family protein, with protein sequence MLGALLLIGAGKDAIVNKFVLSNKLIIFFGVISYPLYLWHWTLLSFLRVMVGVEPTALPKIIAIIIAIIFSWLTYVYIENPIRFGGSRIAKTVLLSFALAACGIFGYITYFNQGYPDHRESIDLINYVKEVDEGCKKLYPISNRYCRIGDDEKPASVVLLGDSHANRLFEPLSRLYKGVNENLLQIGEAGCLPLYDVQTTLVKSPTDLLWLGRPRTGLHS encoded by the coding sequence GTGTTAGGCGCGTTACTTTTGATTGGGGCGGGTAAAGATGCAATTGTTAACAAATTTGTCTTATCAAACAAGCTAATTATATTTTTTGGAGTGATCAGCTACCCTTTATATCTATGGCATTGGACTTTATTGTCCTTTTTGAGGGTGATGGTTGGTGTGGAGCCAACTGCTTTACCTAAAATTATCGCCATAATAATTGCAATCATTTTTTCATGGCTAACATATGTTTATATTGAAAATCCAATTAGATTTGGTGGCTCCAGAATAGCGAAAACAGTCTTACTTTCATTTGCATTAGCAGCATGTGGGATTTTTGGCTACATCACTTATTTTAATCAAGGTTATCCAGATCACCGTGAAAGCATTGATTTAATTAATTACGTTAAAGAGGTTGATGAGGGCTGCAAAAAACTCTATCCAATATCAAATCGATACTGTCGAATCGGTGATGATGAAAAACCTGCCAGTGTAGTCTTGCTAGGCGATAGCCATGCAAACAGATTATTTGAGCCTCTCTCAAGACTTTACAAGGGTGTAAATGAAAATCTATTGCAGATTGGTGAGGCTGGCTGTCTACCCTTATACGATGTTCAGACAACTTTAGTCAAGTCACCAACTGATTTGTTATGGCTTGGTAGGCCCAGAACTGGATTACATTCTTAA
- a CDS encoding alpha-ketoacid dehydrogenase subunit beta, whose translation MSKTHHNYGTAMLAGFDYLLETYPEVFVIGQGLWSPWYVGNSMTDLDKMFGAHRVIDTPVSESACTGAAVGAALAGMKPIIVHPRMDFMLYAMDAIVNQAAKWSHMVGGQAAPALTVRSIINRGGEQGAQHSQALQSWFAHVPGLRVVMPASVADARDLLIASVLCPDPVIFIDDRWLYDLEDDLPPVIERALSLEGPRCIQQGVDITLVASSYSTRLALDSLKALNQLGISAEVIDLRVINPLDPTIIINSVKKTGRLLAIDGGWSPCGMAGEVIASVIENVSPKVFKKSPQRITLPFAPAPTASLLEEIYYPTVDTIVSQVKKLMD comes from the coding sequence ATGAGCAAAACCCATCATAACTACGGAACAGCTATGTTGGCAGGATTTGACTATCTGCTGGAAACATACCCAGAAGTATTCGTCATAGGTCAGGGTTTGTGGAGCCCCTGGTATGTAGGCAATTCCATGACTGATCTGGATAAAATGTTTGGAGCGCATCGAGTGATTGATACGCCAGTTTCAGAGTCCGCGTGTACTGGCGCTGCTGTGGGTGCAGCTCTAGCAGGTATGAAGCCAATCATTGTTCATCCGAGAATGGATTTTATGTTGTACGCGATGGATGCCATAGTGAATCAGGCTGCAAAGTGGTCGCATATGGTGGGCGGTCAGGCAGCCCCCGCATTAACCGTTCGAAGCATTATTAACAGAGGTGGAGAGCAAGGTGCGCAACATTCACAAGCTTTGCAGTCTTGGTTTGCCCATGTGCCGGGTTTAAGAGTTGTTATGCCCGCTAGCGTTGCCGATGCGCGAGATCTCTTGATTGCATCCGTGTTATGCCCTGACCCTGTAATATTTATTGATGACCGATGGCTTTATGATTTGGAAGATGATTTGCCTCCAGTGATCGAGCGCGCCTTATCTTTAGAGGGGCCGCGCTGCATTCAACAAGGCGTTGACATTACCCTGGTGGCCTCTAGCTACTCTACGAGATTAGCTTTGGACTCATTAAAAGCTTTAAACCAGCTGGGAATTTCTGCAGAGGTAATTGATTTAAGGGTTATTAATCCTCTCGACCCAACCATTATTATTAATTCAGTCAAAAAAACAGGACGACTTCTGGCTATTGACGGGGGCTGGTCCCCTTGCGGCATGGCTGGAGAGGTGATTGCTAGTGTGATTGAAAATGTATCACCAAAGGTATTCAAAAAATCTCCACAACGCATCACTCTTCCTTTCGCTCCTGCGCCAACAGCCAGTCTTTTGGAAGAAATATATTATCCAACAGTAGATACAATAGTTTCACAAGTTAAAAAATTAATGGATTAA
- a CDS encoding SGNH hydrolase domain-containing protein, with protein MHLEEVSREDSGYVTYTYDVANKMGIKVVNLRDALCWDGVCHAIKDGILLYRDRDHLNPAGSTTLVINKLWPIIKK; from the coding sequence ATTCATTTAGAGGAAGTTTCTAGAGAAGACTCTGGATACGTTACTTATACTTATGATGTAGCCAATAAAATGGGAATCAAGGTTGTAAATTTACGAGATGCCCTCTGTTGGGATGGTGTTTGTCATGCAATCAAGGACGGAATATTGTTATACAGGGACAGAGATCACCTAAATCCTGCGGGCTCCACCACACTAGTAATTAATAAATTATGGCCGATAATTAAAAAGTGA
- a CDS encoding glycosyltransferase family 4 protein, which produces MRVWLITIGEPLPIDGSGGERLYRAGILAGMLAKSGVEVVWWTSTFDHVRKRQRFLTDTSISLESGVLLKLIHGCGYKKNISIKRLIDHAILAWKFRRQAAKMELPDVILCSLPSLELPVVATAYGRSHNVPVIIDVRDLWPDIFLEIAPTWLRPFFNLGLAPMWLQANFACKNAHAITGNAPGFVEWGLERANRAPTSLDRHFPFGYETPKLSKDEQKSASQFWANYGLAGGDGKLTICFFGAFSNQFDLETVVDAALILEAEGVDVRFVLCGTGENLGALKIRAKGSPSIVFPGWVGRAEIWSLMALSDIGIAPYKNHIGFLGNLPNKPIEYMAGGLPVLSGLHGYLEELLEINECGLNYELSDPLALRDAIKGLVANRERISAMSASAQKLFAEHFSAEIVYEGMIAYLKNVVAMHTGKQVFQEE; this is translated from the coding sequence ATGCGTGTTTGGTTGATTACTATTGGCGAGCCCCTGCCTATTGATGGAAGTGGTGGCGAGCGACTTTATCGTGCGGGTATTCTTGCTGGGATGTTGGCTAAAAGTGGGGTTGAGGTTGTTTGGTGGACCTCAACTTTTGATCACGTTCGCAAGCGTCAACGATTTCTAACTGATACTTCTATTTCCCTAGAGTCGGGGGTTTTGCTTAAGCTAATACATGGCTGCGGGTATAAGAAAAACATTTCCATTAAGAGGCTCATTGATCATGCCATTTTGGCCTGGAAATTTAGACGCCAGGCCGCAAAGATGGAGTTACCAGACGTTATTCTTTGCTCTCTTCCGTCCCTTGAATTACCGGTAGTTGCTACGGCTTATGGAAGATCTCATAACGTACCCGTCATCATTGATGTGCGAGATCTGTGGCCTGATATTTTTCTTGAGATTGCCCCAACCTGGCTTCGACCATTTTTTAACTTAGGGCTTGCGCCCATGTGGTTGCAGGCAAATTTTGCCTGCAAAAATGCCCATGCCATTACTGGGAATGCACCAGGTTTTGTTGAATGGGGTCTTGAGCGTGCTAATCGAGCGCCCACTAGCCTGGATCGACATTTTCCATTTGGCTACGAAACGCCAAAATTGTCTAAAGATGAGCAAAAGAGTGCATCACAATTCTGGGCGAATTATGGCTTAGCTGGCGGGGATGGTAAGTTAACTATATGTTTTTTTGGTGCTTTTAGTAATCAGTTTGATTTGGAGACCGTAGTTGATGCCGCACTAATTCTTGAGGCGGAGGGTGTTGATGTAAGGTTTGTGCTTTGCGGAACTGGTGAAAACTTGGGCGCTCTAAAAATAAGAGCTAAAGGCAGTCCGTCTATTGTTTTCCCTGGGTGGGTTGGGCGTGCAGAGATATGGTCGCTTATGGCGCTCTCAGATATTGGCATTGCCCCATATAAGAACCATATTGGATTTTTAGGAAATTTGCCCAATAAGCCCATTGAATATATGGCTGGAGGCTTACCCGTCTTGTCTGGGCTACATGGGTACCTTGAGGAATTGCTAGAAATAAATGAGTGTGGTTTAAACTATGAGCTTAGCGATCCGCTGGCACTTCGCGATGCCATTAAGGGTTTGGTGGCTAACAGGGAGCGGATCTCTGCAATGTCTGCAAGTGCGCAAAAACTTTTTGCTGAACATTTTTCCGCTGAAATTGTTTACGAAGGAATGATTGCATATTTAAAAAATGTTGTTGCAATGCATACCGGGAAGCAAGTATTTCAAGAGGAATAG
- a CDS encoding sugar transferase, protein MLKRIFDITASGVGLVLVAPILLPVIFLVWWHDKHSPFYIADRVGRDDRSFRMVKLRSMVINADKSGVDSTGANDARITAVGGFIRRYKFDELTQLWNVLNGDMSLVGPRPNVKRETDLYTPVERGLLEVKPGITDIASIVFSDEGDILKDQADPDIAYNQLIRPGKSILGLIYIKNQSILLDIRLCLLTVIAIFSRNKALIGVQKILQGVHAPDDIVQMALRRQPLVPRPPPGSVRIVTSRDGNPAI, encoded by the coding sequence ATGTTGAAAAGAATATTTGATATTACCGCCTCTGGAGTTGGGCTTGTTCTGGTTGCCCCTATATTGCTGCCTGTTATATTTTTAGTATGGTGGCACGATAAGCATTCACCTTTTTATATTGCCGACCGTGTTGGTAGGGATGATCGATCTTTCAGGATGGTCAAGTTACGCTCAATGGTAATTAATGCGGATAAATCGGGGGTTGATTCAACAGGTGCAAATGACGCTAGAATCACTGCGGTTGGGGGATTTATTCGACGTTATAAATTTGATGAATTAACGCAACTTTGGAATGTTCTCAATGGGGATATGAGTTTGGTTGGGCCGAGGCCAAATGTTAAGCGCGAAACTGATTTATACACCCCAGTTGAGAGAGGGTTGTTGGAGGTTAAGCCTGGTATCACGGATATCGCGTCAATTGTTTTTTCGGATGAAGGCGATATTCTTAAGGATCAAGCGGATCCTGATATTGCCTATAACCAATTGATTCGACCTGGGAAAAGCATATTGGGCTTGATTTATATTAAAAACCAGTCAATTTTGCTTGACATTCGTTTATGCCTTCTCACTGTAATAGCCATTTTTTCGCGTAACAAGGCTTTGATTGGCGTGCAGAAAATTTTGCAGGGGGTTCACGCTCCGGATGATATAGTTCAAATGGCCTTGAGGAGGCAGCCTCTAGTCCCAAGACCTCCCCCTGGGAGCGTAAGAATTGTTACATCTAGAGATGGAAATCCAGCCATATAG